One Electrophorus electricus isolate fEleEle1 chromosome 10, fEleEle1.pri, whole genome shotgun sequence genomic region harbors:
- the eny2 gene encoding transcription and mRNA export factor ENY2, with protein sequence MNKELQMRATINQKLIEMGERERLKELLRAKLIECGWRDQLKAHCKEVIKEKGIENVTVEDLVAGVTPKGRALVPDSVKKELLQRIRAFLAQHST encoded by the exons ATGAATAAAGAGTTACAGATGAGGGCCACAATTAACCAGAAGTTAATTGAGATGGGTGAAAGGGAGCG GCTGAAGGAATTACTCAGAGCTAAACTTATTGAGTGTGGATGGAGAGATCAGTTAAAAGCACACTGTAAAG AAGTCATCAAAGAAAAGGGGATTGAGAATGTTACTGTAGAAGACTTGGTTGCTGGAGTTACACCTAAAGGAAGAG CCCTAGTCCCTGACAGTGTGAAGAAAGAACTTCTGCAGAGAATAAGAGCCTTTCTAGCCCAGCATTCTACATGA